The following are encoded in a window of Candidatus Caldatribacterium sp. genomic DNA:
- a CDS encoding 1-(5-phosphoribosyl)-5-[(5-phosphoribosylamino)methylideneamino]imidazole-4-carboxamide isomerase: protein ENVRRFIEKSGVSVIVAGGVRGEEDIWNLKRIPGVLGVILGKALYAGNLNFREILEKMGGSGC from the coding sequence TGAGAACGTGCGGCGGTTCATCGAAAAAAGCGGAGTCTCAGTTATCGTTGCCGGGGGCGTGCGGGGCGAGGAGGATATATGGAACCTCAAGCGCATCCCCGGGGTTTTGGGGGTTATCCTTGGGAAGGCACTCTATGCGGGGAATTTGAACTTTCGCGAAATCCTTGAGAAAATGGGAGGTTCAGGATGTTAG